A window of Mycolicibacterium fluoranthenivorans contains these coding sequences:
- a CDS encoding N-6 DNA methylase, which yields MASVIDSAGARKARGAFFTPPEITHYLAQWAVRDSADRVFEPSAGEAAFLVAAARRLTDLGAAAPLLDGVEIHPASARAARKRVTAAGGTARIRTADFFAVDPQPSYTAVIGNPPYIRYQDFRGQARAQSRRAALAAGVSLSGLASSWAAFTVHAALFLRPGGRLALVLPAELLSVNYAAPVRKFLFDRFATVELVMFDEQVFPEAEADVVLLLADGFDGGPSGHAVIHRARNAKSLTSELAQRHWSPRDPADKWVSGLVGAAPVEQLHTLHDTGSLTTLDQWGDTTLGMVTGNNGYFALSPDRVRELGLRPGDLLPLSPPGSAHLRGLTLTGAQLRRLGEDGKSIHLFRPGGATSAAAQRYIEAGHAAGVHLAYKCRVRNPWFVVPLLAPAHLLLTCMNADTPRLVTNRAAAHHLNSVHGVYLRDELTALGQDLLPLASLNSATVLHAEIVGRSYGGGILKLEPREADRWLVPSAELIAARAGQLRAARRAVAGLLAKGRLLDAVATIDGALGLGDMDSIRAARDSLATRRAVRSRRAR from the coding sequence ATGGCCAGCGTGATCGATTCCGCCGGGGCCCGCAAAGCGCGCGGTGCCTTCTTCACCCCGCCGGAGATCACCCACTACCTGGCCCAGTGGGCGGTCCGCGACTCCGCGGACCGTGTCTTCGAGCCGTCGGCAGGCGAGGCGGCGTTCCTCGTCGCCGCGGCCCGACGCCTCACCGATCTCGGTGCGGCCGCCCCGCTGCTCGACGGCGTGGAGATCCATCCGGCCAGTGCCCGCGCGGCCCGTAAGCGGGTGACCGCAGCCGGCGGCACGGCACGCATCCGCACGGCCGACTTCTTCGCCGTCGACCCGCAGCCGTCCTACACCGCGGTCATCGGCAACCCGCCCTATATCCGCTATCAGGACTTCCGGGGCCAGGCCCGCGCCCAGTCGCGGCGGGCCGCCCTGGCCGCGGGTGTCAGCCTGTCCGGCCTGGCGTCGAGCTGGGCGGCATTCACCGTGCACGCGGCGCTGTTCCTGCGGCCCGGCGGGCGGCTGGCCCTGGTCCTGCCCGCCGAGCTGCTCAGCGTCAACTACGCGGCGCCGGTGCGCAAGTTCCTGTTCGACCGGTTCGCCACGGTCGAACTGGTGATGTTCGACGAGCAGGTGTTTCCCGAGGCCGAGGCGGATGTGGTGCTGCTGCTGGCCGACGGTTTCGACGGCGGACCCTCGGGACACGCCGTCATTCACCGGGCCCGCAACGCAAAATCCCTGACATCGGAACTGGCGCAACGGCATTGGTCACCCCGCGATCCCGCCGACAAGTGGGTCAGCGGCCTGGTGGGTGCCGCCCCGGTGGAGCAGCTGCACACGCTGCACGACACCGGCAGTCTCACGACACTGGACCAGTGGGGAGACACCACGCTCGGCATGGTCACCGGCAACAACGGCTATTTCGCGCTGTCGCCGGACCGGGTACGTGAGCTCGGGCTGCGCCCCGGCGACCTGCTCCCGCTCTCGCCGCCCGGCAGTGCGCACCTGCGCGGTCTCACCCTCACCGGCGCCCAACTGCGCCGGCTGGGGGAGGACGGCAAGTCGATCCACCTGTTCCGGCCCGGCGGCGCCACGTCGGCGGCGGCGCAGCGGTACATCGAGGCCGGTCACGCCGCCGGTGTGCACCTGGCCTACAAGTGCCGGGTGCGCAACCCCTGGTTCGTCGTCCCGCTGCTGGCGCCGGCACACCTGCTGCTCACCTGTATGAACGCCGACACTCCGCGCCTGGTCACCAACCGGGCGGCGGCCCATCACCTCAACTCGGTGCACGGTGTCTATCTGCGTGACGAGCTGACCGCGCTGGGGCAGGACCTGCTGCCCCTGGCCTCCTTGAATTCGGCGACGGTGCTGCACGCGGAGATCGTGGGGCGTTCCTACGGTGGCGGCATTCTCAAGCTCGAGCCGCGCGAGGCGGACCGCTGGCTGGTGCCGTCCGCCGAGTTGATCGCCGCCCGTGCCGGGCAGCTCCGCGCGGCACGGCGCGCGGTGGCGGGTCTGCTGGCCAAGGGCAGGTTGCTCGACGCGGTGGCGACCATCGACGGTGCGCTGGGGCTCGGTGATATGGATTCGATTCGCGCAGCGCGTGATTCGCTGGCCACCAGGCGCGCGGTAAGGTCGCGGCGTGCCCGCTGA
- a CDS encoding peroxiredoxin has product MKTGDTVAEFTLPDQTGTPRSLTGLLADGPVVLFFYPAAMTPGCTKEACHFRDLAGEFAAVGASRVGISTDAVDKQARFADQQNFDYPLLSDTEGVVAGRFGVKRGLLGKLMPVKRTTFVIDTDRTVLAVISSEFSMDTHADKALEVLRAR; this is encoded by the coding sequence ATGAAGACGGGTGACACCGTCGCGGAGTTCACACTTCCCGATCAGACGGGTACGCCGCGCAGCTTGACGGGTTTGCTGGCCGACGGTCCGGTGGTGCTGTTCTTCTACCCGGCGGCCATGACACCGGGGTGCACCAAGGAGGCCTGTCACTTCCGCGATCTGGCCGGTGAGTTCGCCGCCGTCGGCGCGTCCCGGGTGGGGATCAGCACCGACGCGGTGGACAAGCAGGCCCGCTTTGCCGACCAGCAGAACTTCGACTACCCCCTGCTGTCGGACACCGAGGGTGTGGTCGCCGGACGGTTCGGGGTGAAACGTGGTCTGCTCGGCAAGCTGATGCCCGTCAAGCGGACCACGTTCGTCATCGACACCGATCGCACCGTCCTCGCGGTGATCTCCAGCGAGTTCAGCATGGACACCCATGCCGACAAAGCCCTCGAGGTGCTCAGGGCACGGTGA
- a CDS encoding ABC transporter ATP-binding protein, with protein MTPVLEITDVTFRREGKQIIDGISLTVQAGEHWALLGPNGAGKSTLLGFCAAVTFPTTGTVRVLGAQMGQTDLSVLRRNIGHVNPRHRLQYPLTVREVVLTGITATVDTAARWTPTVEQVARAEELITTVGLSARADSVWPTLSQGERGRTLIARALISDPRLLLLDEPTTGLDVAAREQLLETLDTLDDSHPDMASILVTHHLEELPTSTTHALLIGQGRTVAAGPARDTVTTEHVTAAFEHPVTVGFQDGRWTARAKASSRVH; from the coding sequence ATGACCCCCGTCCTGGAGATCACCGATGTCACCTTCCGCCGCGAGGGCAAACAGATCATCGACGGCATCTCGCTGACGGTGCAGGCCGGTGAACACTGGGCACTGCTGGGCCCCAACGGCGCGGGCAAGAGCACGCTGCTGGGTTTCTGTGCGGCCGTGACGTTTCCGACCACCGGAACGGTCCGGGTGCTCGGCGCCCAGATGGGCCAGACCGACCTGTCCGTGCTGCGGCGCAATATCGGGCATGTGAACCCACGGCACCGACTGCAGTATCCGCTGACGGTGCGCGAGGTGGTGCTCACCGGGATCACCGCCACCGTCGACACCGCGGCGCGGTGGACGCCCACCGTCGAGCAGGTGGCCCGCGCCGAGGAGTTGATCACCACCGTCGGGCTGTCGGCTCGGGCGGACTCGGTGTGGCCCACCCTGTCTCAAGGCGAACGGGGACGCACCTTGATCGCGCGCGCCCTGATCTCCGATCCCCGCCTGCTGCTGCTGGACGAACCGACCACCGGACTGGACGTGGCCGCCCGCGAACAGTTACTGGAAACCCTTGACACGCTCGATGATTCGCATCCGGACATGGCCTCGATCCTGGTGACCCATCACCTCGAGGAGTTGCCGACGTCCACCACCCACGCCCTGCTGATCGGCCAGGGCCGCACGGTGGCCGCCGGACCGGCCCGCGACACCGTCACCACCGAACACGTCACCGCGGCATTCGAGCACCCGGTCACCGTGGGCTTCCAGGACGGTCGCTGGACCGCGCGCGCCAAGGCGAGCTCGCGGGTGCACTGA
- a CDS encoding FadR/GntR family transcriptional regulator — translation MVTQVQRHPLAAQAAQLLLTRIRDGEWPLGHRLPGETTLAAQLGVGRSTLREAIRELAGKGVLESRQGAGVFVTALDAGEDWDAVLRRSTIAAVIEARIAIEAEAAALAATRRTPADLREIRRALAARGVPDQSVSDHVDADMAFHRAVISAAHNEVLIQLFDAFLPRLRTAMIDMLKIAPVSSEAADHACHQELAEAIATRSPEAAAAASRTHLTALMESFT, via the coding sequence ATGGTCACCCAGGTTCAGCGGCATCCCTTGGCCGCCCAGGCCGCACAGCTGTTGCTGACCCGGATCCGCGATGGTGAATGGCCACTCGGCCACCGGCTACCGGGCGAGACGACCCTGGCCGCGCAGCTCGGGGTCGGCCGGTCCACCCTGCGCGAAGCCATCCGCGAACTGGCCGGCAAGGGGGTACTGGAAAGCCGCCAGGGCGCGGGTGTGTTCGTCACCGCCCTGGATGCCGGCGAGGATTGGGACGCCGTGCTGCGGCGTTCCACCATCGCCGCGGTCATCGAAGCCCGCATCGCCATCGAGGCCGAAGCCGCAGCACTTGCCGCGACCCGGCGCACGCCGGCCGACCTGAGGGAGATCCGCCGGGCCCTGGCCGCCCGCGGCGTGCCGGACCAATCGGTATCCGATCACGTGGACGCCGATATGGCGTTCCACCGCGCCGTCATCTCCGCGGCCCACAACGAGGTGCTGATCCAGCTCTTCGACGCGTTCCTGCCGAGATTGCGCACGGCCATGATCGACATGCTCAAGATCGCACCGGTGTCATCCGAAGCGGCGGACCACGCCTGCCATCAGGAACTCGCCGAGGCCATCGCCACCCGCTCCCCCGAGGCCGCCGCGGCCGCCAGCCGAACTCACCTGACCGCACTGATGGAGTCCTTCACATGA
- the hisI gene encoding phosphoribosyl-AMP cyclohydrolase, with amino-acid sequence MSELDPDIAARLKRNADGLFAAVVQEHGTGDVLMVAWMDDAALARTLETREATYFSRSRGEQWIKGATSGHTQHVHSVRLDCDGDTVLLEVDQVGGACHTGDHTCFDADLLLPPQS; translated from the coding sequence ATGAGCGAGCTCGATCCCGATATCGCCGCCCGGCTCAAACGCAACGCCGACGGGCTGTTCGCCGCGGTCGTTCAGGAGCACGGCACCGGTGACGTGCTGATGGTCGCCTGGATGGACGACGCCGCGCTGGCCCGCACCCTGGAAACCCGTGAGGCCACCTACTTCTCGCGCTCACGGGGCGAACAGTGGATCAAAGGCGCCACCTCGGGCCACACCCAGCACGTGCACTCGGTGCGCCTGGACTGCGACGGTGACACCGTGCTGCTGGAGGTCGACCAGGTGGGTGGCGCCTGCCACACCGGCGATCACACCTGCTTCGACGCGGATCTGCTGCTGCCGCCGCAGAGTTAG